Proteins from a genomic interval of Treponema brennaborense DSM 12168:
- the uxaC gene encoding glucuronate isomerase — protein MKRFMDADFLLETETARKLFREAAADQPIWDFHCHLIPAQIAANKKFAHITEIWLGGDHYKWRQMRTYGIDEKYITGDADPYDKFLAWAETVEHLIGNPLYHWTHLELQRYFGIYEPLTRKSAPAIWKKANELLATDELSVKGIFEKMNVYAVGTTDDPIDTLEYHEQIASGTAPIGKISTKVLPSFRPDKAINIGKPDFAHYIEKLAAASGVAINSVDAVVAALVNRLDFFIQHGCRASDHALDYVPFAIEGDANKAFHDAMRGQPVSKADADTYKTAVLARMAEAYAKRGIVMQYHIAAIRDNNGAMYKKLGPDTGYDAVHDHQVSENLAGLLNYIESAGGLPKTVLYTLNPKDYYPLGTLIGCYQGGGIRGKIQLGSAWWFCDHKDGMEQQMKVLGNLGMLSAFVGMLTDSRSFLSYPRHEYFRRILCNIVGTWVENGEYPADEDTLKGIVSGVSFTNALAYFGK, from the coding sequence ATGAAACGATTTATGGATGCGGATTTTCTGCTTGAAACCGAAACGGCGCGGAAACTGTTCCGCGAAGCCGCGGCCGATCAGCCCATTTGGGATTTTCACTGCCACCTGATACCCGCCCAAATCGCCGCGAATAAGAAATTCGCACATATTACCGAAATCTGGCTCGGCGGCGATCATTACAAATGGCGGCAGATGAGGACGTACGGCATCGATGAAAAATACATCACCGGGGACGCCGATCCGTACGATAAATTTTTGGCCTGGGCGGAAACGGTCGAACACCTGATCGGAAATCCGCTGTACCACTGGACGCATTTGGAACTGCAACGGTACTTCGGTATTTACGAACCGCTGACGCGTAAAAGCGCGCCGGCAATCTGGAAAAAGGCGAACGAACTGCTCGCAACCGACGAACTTTCCGTAAAAGGTATTTTTGAAAAAATGAACGTCTATGCCGTCGGCACTACCGACGATCCGATCGATACGCTCGAATATCACGAACAGATCGCGTCGGGAACTGCTCCCATCGGCAAAATTTCCACGAAAGTCCTTCCGTCGTTCCGTCCGGACAAAGCGATCAACATCGGAAAACCGGATTTCGCGCACTATATCGAAAAACTTGCCGCAGCGAGCGGAGTCGCTATCAATTCGGTAGACGCGGTTGTTGCCGCGTTGGTAAACCGTCTCGATTTTTTTATCCAGCACGGCTGCCGTGCTTCGGATCACGCGCTCGACTACGTACCGTTCGCCATTGAAGGCGACGCGAACAAGGCGTTTCACGACGCGATGCGCGGCCAGCCGGTTTCAAAGGCGGACGCGGATACCTACAAAACGGCCGTGCTCGCCCGTATGGCCGAAGCCTACGCGAAACGCGGTATCGTCATGCAGTATCACATCGCGGCCATTCGCGACAACAACGGCGCCATGTACAAAAAACTCGGCCCCGACACCGGTTACGACGCGGTTCACGACCATCAGGTCAGCGAAAATCTCGCCGGCCTGCTGAACTATATTGAATCCGCCGGCGGACTCCCCAAAACCGTACTGTACACGCTCAATCCCAAAGATTACTATCCGCTAGGCACGCTGATCGGCTGTTATCAGGGCGGCGGCATCCGCGGAAAAATCCAGCTCGGTTCGGCCTGGTGGTTCTGCGACCACAAAGACGGTATGGAACAGCAGATGAAAGTACTCGGAAATCTGGGTATGCTCAGCGCGTTCGTCGGTATGCTGACCGACAGCCGCAGTTTTCTGTCGTATCCGCGCCACGAATACTTTCGCCGCATTCTGTGCAATATCGTCGGTACGTGGGTGGAAAACGGCGAATATCCGGCCGATGAAGACACGCTGAAAGGGATCGTTTCCGGCGTTTCCTTTACCAACGCGCTCGCCTATTTCGGAAAATAA
- a CDS encoding UxaA family hydrolase: MSSTKNCIRIHPHDSVAVALVPLAKGTVVTIPAAADDRETLTVTVADDIPAGHKFALKAIAAGEPVIKYGYPIGAASRDIAAGNHVHTHNVKTLLAESAAYTYDEERARAASAAWKADTAALGAHVPTVNAYRRADGKIGIRNEIWIVPTVGCVNKIAESLAQWGNGEFCGGKPGPAERGGIEGVFAWTHPYGCSQMGEDHEKTRTILADLVRHPNAGAVLVLGLGCENNTVAQFKQTIGDYDENRVKFLIAQESADEIADGQAVLKELARFAGQYEREPVPASELVVGMKCGGSDGLSGITANALVGRACDALSAVGASVMLTEVPEMFGAERILMDRCENRAVFDETVRLINGFKDYYVRHGQVVYENPSPGNKAGGITTLEDKSLGCVQKGGKAPVRGVLRYGEQIAKKGLNLLEGPGNDIVSTTAMTAAGAHLILFTTGRGTPLGAPVPTVKIATNHPLAAGKPGWIDFDAAALLDGNADAVRDELLELIYDIASGKIRTKNETNGYREIAIFKEGVTL; this comes from the coding sequence ATGAGTTCTACAAAAAACTGTATCCGCATACATCCGCACGACAGCGTTGCGGTGGCGCTCGTACCGCTTGCAAAAGGAACCGTCGTCACGATTCCGGCGGCGGCGGACGACCGCGAAACGCTCACCGTAACAGTCGCCGACGATATTCCTGCCGGTCATAAATTCGCGCTCAAAGCGATCGCCGCGGGCGAACCCGTCATAAAATACGGCTACCCGATTGGCGCCGCCAGCCGGGATATTGCCGCCGGAAATCACGTTCACACGCACAATGTAAAAACGCTGCTTGCCGAATCGGCCGCGTACACGTACGACGAAGAACGCGCCCGTGCCGCTTCCGCTGCCTGGAAAGCGGATACGGCGGCGCTCGGCGCGCACGTTCCGACCGTGAACGCGTACCGGCGTGCCGACGGTAAAATCGGTATCAGAAACGAAATCTGGATCGTTCCCACCGTCGGCTGCGTCAACAAAATAGCCGAATCGCTCGCCCAATGGGGAAACGGAGAATTCTGCGGCGGCAAGCCCGGGCCCGCCGAGCGCGGCGGCATCGAGGGCGTCTTTGCCTGGACGCATCCGTACGGTTGCTCTCAAATGGGCGAAGATCACGAAAAAACGCGCACGATCCTCGCGGATTTGGTGCGTCATCCCAACGCGGGCGCCGTACTGGTGCTCGGTCTCGGCTGTGAAAACAACACGGTTGCCCAATTCAAACAGACTATCGGCGATTACGATGAAAATCGCGTAAAATTCCTGATTGCGCAGGAATCCGCCGACGAAATCGCCGACGGACAGGCAGTCTTGAAGGAACTGGCGCGCTTTGCCGGACAATACGAGCGTGAACCGGTACCGGCGAGCGAACTGGTCGTCGGTATGAAGTGCGGCGGTTCGGACGGTCTTTCCGGTATTACGGCGAACGCGCTCGTCGGGCGCGCGTGCGACGCATTGAGTGCCGTCGGCGCGTCGGTTATGCTGACCGAAGTTCCCGAAATGTTCGGTGCCGAACGGATACTCATGGATCGCTGTGAAAACCGCGCCGTTTTTGACGAAACGGTTCGGCTCATAAACGGATTTAAAGATTATTACGTACGCCACGGACAAGTCGTGTACGAAAACCCGTCGCCCGGAAACAAAGCCGGCGGCATTACCACGCTTGAAGACAAATCGCTCGGCTGCGTCCAAAAAGGCGGTAAAGCTCCCGTACGCGGCGTACTGCGGTACGGTGAGCAAATCGCGAAAAAAGGGCTCAATCTGCTTGAAGGGCCGGGCAACGACATCGTTTCCACAACCGCGATGACCGCAGCGGGCGCGCATTTGATTCTGTTTACCACCGGACGCGGCACGCCGCTGGGCGCGCCCGTGCCCACCGTGAAGATTGCGACGAATCACCCGCTTGCCGCCGGCAAACCGGGCTGGATCGATTTCGACGCGGCCGCGCTGCTCGACGGAAACGCCGACGCCGTGCGCGACGAACTGCTCGAACTGATATACGATATTGCGTCGGGTAAAATCCGTACTAAAAACGAAACGAACGGATACCGGGAAATTGCCATATTCAAAGAAGGAGTTACGTTATGA
- a CDS encoding tagaturonate reductase, whose translation MKAIHEVKQTVARPEKVLQFGEGNFLRAFVDWQIDIANEKSGFNGNVVLVQPLAGGMAAMINDQKGLYTTVLRGIQDGKQVCDMRVVTSVSRCLNAYEDFGSYIAYAASAELRFIVSNTTEAGISYAEGCKLDDEPPASFPAKVTQFLYRRYQAFKGDLSKGLVVIPCELIDRNGEKLYELVLKYSTEWQLEREFITWLEKACTFCCSLVDRVVPGYPRTEAEQLCEQLGYKDNLLDAAEIFHLWVIETKGNIEALKKEFPLEQAGLNVVWTNDMTFYRTRKVRILNGTHTMFVPAAFQFGLDTVEQSLKNETVYKFIKKGLFEEIIPSMDGDKDALTAYAADVLERFANPCIRHMLLDITLNSTSKFKTRDLPSVTGFIAKTGKTPRTLAFSLAALIAFYNGKDVKDRAMTGTRNGTPYLIKDDESVLRFFEDLYAKTACAKEIADAVLSNTEWWAEDLTKYTEFAQSVTEYLTVIREKGMTEALTAFVNA comes from the coding sequence ATGAAAGCTATACATGAAGTAAAACAGACAGTCGCGCGCCCTGAAAAAGTGCTCCAGTTTGGAGAAGGAAATTTTCTGCGCGCATTCGTCGACTGGCAAATCGATATTGCGAATGAAAAAAGCGGATTCAACGGAAACGTCGTACTGGTGCAGCCGCTTGCCGGCGGCATGGCCGCTATGATCAACGACCAAAAGGGACTGTACACCACCGTTCTGCGCGGGATTCAGGACGGTAAACAGGTGTGCGATATGCGCGTCGTTACTTCGGTCAGCCGCTGCCTGAACGCGTACGAAGATTTCGGCAGCTACATTGCGTACGCCGCCAGTGCGGAGCTGCGCTTTATCGTATCGAACACGACGGAAGCCGGCATTTCGTACGCGGAAGGCTGTAAGCTCGACGACGAGCCTCCGGCGTCTTTTCCGGCAAAAGTAACCCAGTTCCTGTACCGCCGGTATCAGGCGTTCAAAGGTGACCTGTCCAAAGGCCTCGTCGTCATTCCCTGCGAACTGATCGACCGTAACGGGGAAAAGCTGTACGAACTCGTTCTCAAATACAGCACAGAATGGCAGCTGGAACGGGAGTTCATCACCTGGCTTGAAAAAGCCTGTACGTTCTGCTGCAGTCTCGTAGACCGCGTCGTTCCCGGTTATCCGCGCACCGAAGCGGAGCAGCTGTGCGAACAGCTCGGATATAAAGACAACCTGCTCGACGCGGCCGAAATTTTTCACTTGTGGGTAATCGAAACGAAGGGAAACATCGAAGCGCTCAAAAAGGAATTCCCGCTGGAACAGGCCGGACTGAACGTTGTCTGGACGAACGACATGACGTTCTACCGCACCCGCAAAGTACGCATTCTGAACGGTACGCACACGATGTTCGTTCCCGCCGCGTTCCAGTTCGGACTGGATACCGTCGAACAGAGTCTCAAAAACGAAACCGTTTATAAGTTCATCAAAAAAGGACTCTTTGAAGAAATCATTCCGTCCATGGACGGCGACAAAGACGCGCTCACCGCGTACGCTGCCGACGTGCTGGAACGCTTTGCGAATCCGTGCATCCGGCACATGCTGCTGGACATTACGCTCAATTCAACGTCAAAGTTCAAGACACGCGATCTGCCGTCTGTCACCGGATTTATTGCCAAAACCGGTAAAACTCCACGAACACTTGCGTTTTCCCTGGCAGCGCTTATCGCGTTCTATAACGGAAAAGACGTAAAAGACCGCGCCATGACCGGCACGCGCAACGGAACGCCCTATCTGATTAAGGACGACGAATCGGTACTGCGGTTTTTTGAAGATCTGTACGCGAAAACCGCTTGTGCAAAAGAGATTGCGGACGCCGTTCTGTCAAATACGGAATGGTGGGCCGAAGATTTGACGAAATATACGGAATTCGCCCAATCTGTTACCGAATATTTAACAGTTATACGTGAAAAAGGTATGACAGAAGCGCTTACCGCGTTCGTAAACGCATAA
- a CDS encoding helix-turn-helix domain-containing protein — translation MKNTAKRIGLTLATVHTGSSLKLWTELAGEAESSGNPFFVFSGGRLNSRRDSEYLRNGVYALANKENLDGLISWSSSIGGFVSIEEIIQFHHRLEPLPFVTIGQKIDGHAFANFDAYTGMKNLTLHFIREHGAERLAFIRGPENHMSAAERFTGFCDAVTESGLTLDDTLITSPFPWGMGESAAAQLFAERRLIPGKDFDTLIGSSDMLVFAAVRYFERQGFSVPQHFRTGGFNDSAESLIASCPFSTVHMPYTDLARTAYRMITSVLENPAAPISDEKIEAPVIIRESCGCNRSEPFIFRADAPDMQGHEADMQEPAPEARCYAPKGPEHASYSVQTLASRICALITSSHPILPGLIEKAVAAFSQKARVQCEALLDQILFYYLKSDGDLSVLPAIGDLIRRAKLVPESYFMEMHEYMLFSIPKIQNRIFSAKKYESMQLIDILNRLKCELLRAHSRKELLSILKELLPQIGVHTMSIVLYEDDDLSSYMGGFAPDGRPESWTGSGYCRTVSQLHESPDVFPSQLLFPPDIGRYYKEGCFMVQPLFIENQPIGYLLTNIAFYDGGVYEDLRAAISSALQGIFLFEQTAKARQIAESAEFAKTEFFANVGSGLCDPLNEIEDKLDQIGLTLAAHPEATDIIGEQLLFIKAQVAAQLREMSVLVDLTRSQVNDLPMDKTLVYVPDILPEDVKPATDVPYPLIFGDREQIEKALRVIAEKSAAPVQICAEASGLSLRFTYADDSVFGDWSYPVYLLAEKIIALHFGRVIKSGAACTVVFPYPNLAGLPPLKMHESPECVCTVSDFTAAPRVLPDLSAYPFDSEVVPGAEEVRPFLLALLPDATPMQNWVRLYSLRNDANVFRAPVACYGKEFAGKSFMEVLESKIRTEKIEPILFIGTAKTRYPLWATDVNSISIGSINELDRILAEITPALIVFENAEEADIKRIRQISKTVLTPIAVLPDSIESEETVKMLCAYPKIILCNQGAAESEQFAKRVHDILAGIEILPPHTGALVKNAILYLNRHAASQIVRWKLADAVCVSEDYLTRIFHKEIGLSLWEYLNRYRIHLATKMLLETNATIYEIAEKTGFQDQAYFCRVFKKIYGIPPGKIRTKQ, via the coding sequence ATGAAAAATACTGCAAAACGGATCGGGCTGACACTTGCCACCGTACACACCGGATCTTCGCTGAAATTGTGGACGGAACTTGCCGGTGAAGCCGAGTCGAGCGGAAATCCGTTTTTCGTGTTTTCCGGCGGCCGGCTCAATTCGCGCAGGGATTCCGAATATCTGCGCAACGGCGTCTACGCTCTTGCCAATAAGGAAAATCTGGACGGTCTGATAAGCTGGAGTTCCTCCATCGGCGGATTCGTATCTATAGAAGAAATCATTCAATTTCATCACCGGCTGGAACCGCTTCCGTTCGTAACGATCGGGCAGAAAATAGACGGACACGCGTTCGCCAATTTTGACGCGTATACGGGAATGAAAAATCTGACGCTCCATTTTATCCGCGAGCACGGAGCCGAGCGCCTGGCGTTTATCCGCGGACCCGAAAATCACATGTCCGCCGCGGAACGGTTTACCGGCTTTTGCGACGCGGTAACGGAAAGCGGACTTACGCTCGACGACACGCTGATAACGTCTCCGTTTCCCTGGGGAATGGGAGAAAGCGCGGCGGCGCAGCTTTTTGCCGAACGCAGGCTGATTCCGGGAAAAGATTTCGACACGCTGATCGGTTCCAGCGACATGCTGGTTTTTGCAGCCGTCAGGTATTTCGAGCGGCAGGGATTTTCCGTGCCGCAGCATTTCCGTACGGGCGGATTCAACGATTCGGCGGAAAGCCTCATCGCTTCATGCCCGTTTTCCACGGTGCACATGCCGTATACGGATCTGGCGCGGACGGCGTACCGGATGATTACGTCCGTGCTTGAAAATCCTGCGGCGCCTATTTCCGATGAAAAAATCGAAGCGCCGGTTATTATCCGCGAATCGTGCGGATGCAACCGAAGCGAACCGTTCATATTCCGCGCGGACGCGCCGGATATGCAGGGACATGAGGCTGATATGCAGGAACCTGCGCCGGAGGCGCGGTGTTACGCGCCAAAAGGCCCGGAACACGCGTCGTATTCCGTGCAGACGCTCGCATCGCGTATCTGCGCTTTAATAACTTCGTCGCATCCGATACTGCCGGGACTGATTGAAAAAGCCGTCGCCGCGTTCTCCCAAAAAGCGCGGGTACAATGTGAAGCGCTTTTGGATCAGATATTGTTCTATTATTTGAAAAGCGACGGCGATCTTTCCGTTTTGCCGGCGATCGGCGATTTAATTCGGCGGGCAAAACTCGTACCGGAATCGTATTTTATGGAAATGCACGAATATATGCTTTTTTCCATTCCGAAAATTCAGAACCGCATCTTTTCCGCAAAAAAATACGAATCCATGCAGCTGATTGATATCCTGAATCGGCTCAAATGCGAACTTCTGCGCGCACACTCCCGTAAAGAACTGCTTTCCATTTTGAAGGAGCTGCTGCCGCAAATCGGCGTACACACGATGTCGATCGTATTGTATGAAGACGACGATTTATCTTCTTATATGGGCGGATTCGCTCCCGACGGCAGACCCGAATCCTGGACCGGTTCCGGCTATTGCCGCACCGTTTCCCAGTTGCACGAGTCGCCGGACGTGTTTCCGTCTCAGTTGCTGTTTCCGCCGGATATCGGCCGGTACTATAAGGAAGGCTGTTTTATGGTGCAGCCGCTGTTCATTGAAAATCAGCCGATCGGGTATCTGCTGACGAATATCGCGTTTTACGACGGCGGCGTGTACGAAGATCTGCGTGCGGCAATCAGCAGTGCGCTTCAGGGTATTTTCCTGTTCGAGCAGACGGCGAAGGCCAGGCAGATAGCCGAATCGGCGGAATTTGCAAAGACGGAATTTTTTGCGAACGTGGGAAGCGGGCTGTGCGATCCGCTGAACGAAATCGAAGATAAACTCGATCAGATAGGACTTACGCTTGCGGCTCACCCGGAAGCGACGGATATAATCGGCGAACAGCTGCTGTTCATAAAAGCGCAAGTGGCAGCGCAGTTGCGGGAAATGTCCGTGCTGGTCGATTTGACGCGTTCGCAGGTGAACGATCTGCCGATGGACAAAACGCTCGTATACGTACCGGATATTCTGCCGGAAGACGTCAAGCCCGCGACGGACGTTCCGTATCCGCTGATATTCGGCGACAGGGAACAGATAGAAAAAGCGCTGCGCGTCATTGCGGAAAAGAGCGCGGCGCCGGTGCAGATTTGCGCCGAGGCGTCGGGCTTGTCGCTGCGTTTTACGTACGCCGACGATTCGGTGTTCGGCGATTGGTCGTATCCGGTGTATCTGCTGGCGGAAAAAATCATCGCGCTGCATTTCGGCCGGGTGATTAAAAGCGGCGCGGCGTGTACCGTCGTGTTTCCGTATCCGAATCTTGCCGGGCTTCCGCCGCTTAAAATGCATGAAAGTCCCGAATGCGTGTGTACGGTTTCCGATTTCACCGCCGCGCCGCGCGTGCTGCCGGATTTGAGCGCGTATCCGTTCGACTCGGAAGTGGTGCCGGGCGCGGAGGAGGTGCGGCCGTTCCTGCTCGCCCTGCTGCCGGATGCGACGCCGATGCAGAATTGGGTGCGGCTGTACAGTCTGCGTAACGACGCGAACGTATTCCGCGCGCCCGTCGCGTGTTACGGAAAAGAATTCGCCGGAAAATCGTTTATGGAAGTGCTTGAAAGCAAAATCCGGACGGAAAAAATAGAACCGATTCTGTTCATCGGTACGGCCAAAACGCGCTATCCGCTGTGGGCCACGGACGTGAACAGCATATCGATCGGTTCGATAAACGAACTCGACCGCATTCTGGCAGAAATTACGCCCGCGCTGATCGTTTTTGAAAACGCCGAAGAAGCGGATATAAAACGGATCAGGCAGATATCCAAAACGGTTCTGACGCCGATTGCGGTGCTGCCCGATTCCATCGAATCGGAAGAAACGGTAAAAATGCTGTGTGCGTACCCAAAAATCATTTTGTGCAACCAAGGCGCGGCCGAATCGGAACAATTTGCAAAGCGTGTTCACGATATCCTCGCCGGAATCGAAATCCTGCCGCCGCATACGGGCGCGCTGGTCAAAAACGCCATACTGTATTTGAACCGGCACGCCGCGTCCCAGATAGTCCGATGGAAGCTTGCCGACGCGGTGTGCGTCAGTGAGGATTATCTGACGCGCATTTTCCATAAGGAGATCGGACTTTCCCTGTGGGAATACTTGAATCGGTACCGGATTCATCTGGCGACGAAAATGCTTTTGGAAACGAACGCGACGATTTACGAAATCGCGGAGAAAACCGGGTTTCAGGATCAGGCGTATTTTTGCCGCGTGTTCAAAAAGATATACGGAATTCCGCCGGGAAAAATCCGAACCAAACAATAA
- a CDS encoding ABC transporter permease yields the protein MDKQIAAPKRNLKKDIQRHLSVYALLIIPVVYYIIFKYFPIWNGQIAFKDFSPLDGVWGSKWVGFKNFVDFFNSFYFWELLRNTVFYSFGKLLISVPLSIILAVTLYECTRPILRKVVQTLTYLPHFLSWVIMYGILLVLLAPGDGILNDIIKFFGGQPVDFLTNTHSFPWIVILSDAWKEMGWSAIIFIAALMAIDPSLFEAAMVEGATAVQRVWYITLPSIRPVIVTVVLLRLGTILDAGFNQMFMLYSIPVYSVADIIDTWVYRQGLLEFQFALATAVGIFKGIIGMTLIYVSNKLVARISDSSLF from the coding sequence ATGGACAAACAAATTGCTGCACCGAAACGGAATTTGAAAAAAGACATTCAAAGACATCTTTCGGTTTACGCGTTGCTGATCATTCCGGTCGTGTACTACATTATTTTCAAATATTTTCCGATTTGGAACGGTCAGATTGCGTTTAAGGATTTTTCTCCCCTCGACGGCGTGTGGGGCAGTAAATGGGTCGGATTCAAGAATTTCGTAGATTTCTTCAATTCGTTTTATTTTTGGGAACTGCTGAGAAACACCGTTTTTTACAGTTTCGGTAAGCTGCTTATCTCCGTACCTTTGTCGATCATTCTTGCAGTGACGCTGTACGAATGCACCCGCCCGATCCTGCGCAAAGTGGTTCAGACGCTGACGTATCTGCCGCACTTTTTGTCCTGGGTTATCATGTACGGTATTTTGCTCGTTCTGTTGGCCCCCGGCGACGGTATCCTCAACGATATTATCAAGTTTTTCGGCGGACAGCCGGTTGATTTCCTGACGAACACGCACTCGTTTCCTTGGATTGTAATCCTTTCCGACGCGTGGAAGGAAATGGGTTGGTCGGCGATCATCTTTATCGCCGCGCTGATGGCGATCGATCCGTCCCTGTTTGAAGCGGCCATGGTGGAAGGCGCGACTGCCGTCCAGCGCGTTTGGTACATCACGCTGCCTTCGATCCGTCCGGTTATCGTAACGGTCGTATTGCTTCGGTTGGGTACGATTCTGGACGCAGGTTTTAACCAGATGTTCATGTTGTATTCGATTCCGGTATACAGCGTTGCGGATATCATCGACACGTGGGTGTACCGGCAGGGTCTGCTCGAGTTCCAGTTCGCGCTCGCAACCGCAGTCGGTATTTTTAAGGGTATTATCGGTATGACACTGATTTACGTGTCCAACAAATTGGTTGCCCGTATTTCTGATTCATCATTATTCTAA
- a CDS encoding carbohydrate ABC transporter permease — protein MAKTKESAISVRLGTADKIFYFGLDAFLVLIFVVVAIPLWSTITTSFRPNHFLGTNLEAMFLAPWKWSTAAYKALLGNDGFLLAFANSLKILVGGVITALFLTIPMAYCLSIKTLPGRKFLNVFVLIPYLFNIGMIPTYLVITGMGLTNHLSAIFLPGALSTYNCLIMKGFFEGIPDELKESARIDGCAEWKVLLMIILPLSKPIIMTIGLYYGVSFWNDFFHAMLYLNDNNLNPLPILLRNILMASGMNEFVEVNAFGEASVQAIKAASVFMSAIPMVIAYPFIQKYFTKGTMLGSVKG, from the coding sequence ATGGCAAAAACAAAAGAATCGGCGATATCCGTTCGGCTGGGAACTGCCGATAAAATATTCTATTTCGGATTGGACGCCTTTTTGGTTCTGATATTCGTCGTCGTTGCGATCCCGCTGTGGAGTACGATAACGACGTCATTCCGGCCCAATCACTTTTTGGGTACGAATCTGGAAGCGATGTTCCTTGCGCCGTGGAAATGGTCTACCGCCGCGTACAAGGCGCTGCTGGGCAACGACGGATTTTTGCTGGCGTTCGCCAACAGTCTGAAAATCCTCGTCGGCGGTGTTATTACCGCACTGTTCCTGACCATTCCGATGGCATATTGTCTGTCGATCAAAACGCTGCCCGGACGCAAGTTCCTGAACGTGTTCGTTCTGATTCCGTATCTGTTCAACATCGGTATGATTCCGACGTACTTGGTCATTACGGGTATGGGGCTTACGAATCACCTTTCGGCGATTTTTCTGCCGGGTGCGCTTTCAACGTACAATTGTCTGATCATGAAAGGCTTTTTTGAAGGTATTCCCGATGAATTGAAGGAATCCGCCCGTATCGACGGATGCGCCGAATGGAAAGTACTTTTGATGATCATTCTGCCGCTTTCCAAGCCGATCATCATGACGATCGGTTTGTATTACGGCGTTTCGTTCTGGAACGACTTCTTTCACGCGATGCTGTATTTGAACGACAACAATTTGAACCCGCTGCCGATTCTGCTCCGCAATATCCTGATGGCGAGCGGCATGAACGAGTTCGTTGAAGTGAACGCGTTCGGCGAGGCTTCGGTTCAGGCTATCAAAGCGGCGTCCGTATTCATGTCCGCCATTCCGATGGTCATTGCGTATCCGTTTATCCAGAAATATTTTACCAAAGGAACCATGCTCGGTTCCGTCAAGGGTTAA